The Hymenobacter baengnokdamensis genome includes a region encoding these proteins:
- a CDS encoding CapA family protein, which yields MAQLGMLGYQSDSLAGCLPTVLGADSSVVIFAYSALTQQIAGEGCVCGHDFATLCERVATYKTLFPERAVLVYLHWGTEYAAQPSTEQRQQAHDLVDAGAAAVIGAHPHVVQPVEFYRGRPIVYSLGNFLFDRRGSATELATQVDFDLHNGWVNATYLRPLRLAGAVPQLATDASTAQALVRRLNPTDTSASFIATNAAGWQARPTVPATATDSLPAYLVKHLTLTGPSGRRTTVRLHYLPHMRQYQVRARSGDAETVLSLGFPVYRFAQGDVDNDGQPDLLIGPVKRTPLDGVVRRRLFVYSLDSSGQLHPRWRGSRLMFDIVFFKAVYTHGLTYVQTIEQETAGRYCIGNYHWQGFGLVLDKFLARRLSRTAVYRAFVQPSGPTH from the coding sequence GTGGCGCAGTTGGGAATGCTTGGCTACCAGTCCGACTCGCTGGCGGGCTGCCTGCCTACGGTGCTGGGAGCCGATAGCAGCGTAGTAATCTTTGCCTACTCAGCCTTGACACAGCAGATTGCTGGCGAAGGCTGCGTATGTGGCCACGACTTTGCCACTCTCTGCGAGCGGGTGGCGACTTACAAAACGCTGTTTCCTGAGCGAGCAGTGCTGGTATATCTGCACTGGGGCACTGAGTACGCTGCTCAGCCCAGCACCGAGCAGCGTCAACAGGCCCACGACCTCGTCGACGCGGGCGCAGCGGCTGTGATAGGTGCGCACCCCCACGTGGTGCAACCGGTAGAGTTTTATCGGGGCCGACCCATTGTATATAGTCTGGGCAACTTTCTGTTTGACCGGCGCGGCTCAGCTACTGAGCTGGCCACACAGGTCGATTTTGACCTGCACAATGGTTGGGTCAACGCCACGTATCTACGGCCTCTGCGCTTGGCCGGAGCGGTGCCGCAGCTCGCTACCGATGCATCAACTGCTCAGGCCCTAGTCCGGCGTCTCAACCCTACCGATACCAGCGCCTCTTTTATCGCCACCAATGCGGCCGGTTGGCAGGCGCGTCCCACCGTGCCGGCTACGGCGACCGACTCACTACCCGCCTATCTTGTAAAGCACCTCACGCTGACCGGGCCGAGTGGCAGGCGCACCACTGTGCGCCTGCATTATTTACCTCATATGCGCCAATACCAAGTACGCGCCCGCTCCGGCGATGCCGAAACGGTATTGTCACTAGGTTTTCCGGTGTACCGGTTTGCGCAAGGCGATGTGGATAACGATGGTCAGCCCGATTTGCTCATCGGACCGGTGAAGCGCACGCCGCTCGATGGCGTGGTGCGACGGCGGCTATTCGTGTATAGCCTCGACAGCAGTGGGCAGTTGCACCCACGCTGGCGCGGGTCGCGACTGATGTTCGATATCGTTTTTTTTAAAGCTGTATATACGCACGGCCTCACTTATGTGCAAACTATTGAGCAGGAAACAGCTGGTCGCTATTGCATTGGGAACTATCATTGGCAAGGGTTTGGACTGGTACTCGATAAATTTCTGGCGCGGCGACTGTCGCGGACGGCAGTATATCGGGCCTTTGTGCAGCCAAGCGGCCCAACACATTAG
- a CDS encoding IS630 family transposase, producing the protein MQVSLTDPERQRLRALQKQRRDDEGYVKVTVVLLLDKGRSAGSIADDLGLDDGTVYRYAEAFARLGLEKYLAHEQRGYWGLLTSTQLAGLCQELRRTLYTDCRPLQAWLTQATGVRYSVSGLTDLLHRLGFVYKLTTPMPCEADADAQAAFLANRLQPLLERAAAGDAVVYFADAAHPTHNTRCTRAWTEKGAQRPLPTVSGRERVNLNAALNAHCPTQVYVHETACVNAQSTKALYEQLLAAHPSQPIYVVCDNARYYKNQELTQWLADKPLVQVFLPPYSPNLNLIERLWKFLRQKIINATFYRTKGHFRQAVLGFFSRLNEFGQELASLLTLNFHLLDSQPTS; encoded by the coding sequence ATGCAGGTTTCCCTCACCGACCCGGAGCGCCAACGGTTGCGTGCGTTGCAAAAGCAACGGCGCGATGACGAGGGCTACGTAAAAGTGACGGTGGTGCTGTTGCTGGACAAGGGGCGCTCGGCGGGAAGCATTGCCGACGATTTGGGGCTGGATGATGGCACGGTGTACCGCTACGCCGAGGCCTTTGCCCGGTTGGGCTTGGAGAAGTACCTGGCCCACGAGCAGCGCGGCTACTGGGGGCTGCTGACCAGCACCCAACTCGCCGGCTTGTGCCAGGAGCTGCGCCGGACCCTGTACACCGACTGCCGCCCGTTGCAGGCCTGGCTGACACAGGCCACCGGCGTGCGCTACTCGGTTTCGGGCCTGACGGACCTGCTACACCGGTTGGGCTTTGTGTACAAGCTCACCACGCCCATGCCTTGCGAAGCGGACGCCGACGCGCAGGCCGCTTTTCTGGCCAACCGGTTGCAGCCCCTGCTGGAACGGGCTGCGGCCGGCGACGCCGTGGTGTATTTTGCCGACGCGGCCCACCCCACCCACAACACCCGCTGCACCCGGGCCTGGACCGAAAAAGGCGCACAGCGGCCCCTGCCTACGGTCAGCGGACGCGAACGGGTGAATCTGAACGCGGCCCTCAACGCGCACTGCCCTACGCAGGTGTACGTGCACGAAACGGCCTGCGTCAACGCCCAGAGCACAAAAGCCTTATACGAACAGCTGCTGGCCGCCCATCCCAGCCAACCGATTTACGTGGTCTGCGACAACGCCCGCTACTACAAAAACCAGGAACTGACCCAGTGGCTGGCCGATAAGCCCCTGGTGCAGGTCTTTCTGCCGCCCTATTCGCCCAACCTGAACCTGATTGAGCGCCTGTGGAAGTTCCTGCGCCAGAAAATCATCAACGCCACCTTTTACCGCACCAAGGGCCACTTCCGACAAGCCGTGCTCGGCTTCTTCTCCCGACTCAACGAGTTCGGCCAAGAACTCGCGTCCTTACTTACCCTCAACTTTCACCTCCTGGATTCGCAACCCACTTCGTGA
- a CDS encoding CapA family protein has protein sequence MQIFNLLANSTYQVIVPMLLLLRGCRPQLATPLLRVSIVGDVLLARTVPAALARDSAALRRTTQALWASSCYVVGNLECPLTDSAWPASKTFVFQGQPCWAAWLRSLGLTHLSLAKLVAK, from the coding sequence ATGCAGATTTTTAATCTATTAGCAAATAGCACGTATCAGGTAATAGTACCTATGCTACTGTTGCTAAGGGGATGTCGGCCACAATTGGCTACTCCACTGTTGCGGGTGAGCATCGTGGGTGATGTACTATTGGCCCGCACCGTACCGGCTGCGCTGGCCCGCGATAGTGCTGCTTTACGGCGCACTACCCAAGCGCTGTGGGCCAGCAGCTGTTACGTAGTTGGCAATCTGGAATGTCCCCTCACTGACTCGGCTTGGCCAGCGAGCAAAACGTTTGTATTTCAGGGCCAGCCGTGCTGGGCTGCTTGGCTGCGCAGCCTGGGGCTTACTCACCTTTCGCTAGCTAAACTCGTCGCGAAGTAA
- a CDS encoding DNA polymerase III subunit gamma/tau — protein MENFVVSARKYRPATFRSVVGQQHVTTTLQNAIQSQHLAQAFLFCGPRGVGKTTCARILAKTINCTNLTPEAEACGQCTSCVAFQENASFNVHELDAASNNSVEDIRSLVEQVRYAPQQGRYKIYIIDEVHMLSNAAFNAFLKTLEEPPGYAIFILATTERHKIIPTILSRCQIFDFNRIRVEDIREHLRYVATSEGVTADDDALHLLAQKADGGLRDALSMFDQQVTFAGNNLTYKEVVQNLHILDYDYYFRLVEALLRENLSAALLLLDSVMQQGFDLHNFVVGTAEHLRGLLVCKDPVTVQLLEVSENIRQQYVRQAQAAPLPFLLSALNLISQCDREFKQAKNQRLHVELALMKLAYLNGAVQFVRDLTPAGNGEAKKKTSSLAEAAPARPAALGQQPVTSTEEPQTNAPADGPEPLPVENGVAELHATPSIEPAPAEPVTMRHQVRDTLPHVETGRPSMQGLEPNHRPTDVRPAPIPAPAGSSIPRMPGLGSLPNRLPGLRDVGTPAAPAARPATTLAEPTPATPTGPLPPIAPELLRSVWQQLADERRAQEKMSDYMVLNRAVAADAGHVITLTVDNPVQVVQFNEFRAEFMAELRRRTGHPGLTVQTEVATAVPTGRKLYTSNDKFAYLAEKYPALQEMKQRLGLDADF, from the coding sequence ATGGAAAATTTTGTTGTTTCGGCCCGTAAGTATCGTCCGGCCACGTTCCGTAGCGTGGTGGGGCAGCAGCACGTCACTACCACCCTGCAAAACGCTATTCAAAGCCAGCACCTGGCCCAGGCCTTTCTGTTTTGCGGGCCGCGGGGCGTAGGCAAAACCACCTGCGCCCGCATTCTGGCCAAAACCATCAACTGCACCAACCTCACGCCCGAAGCTGAGGCCTGCGGGCAGTGCACCTCGTGCGTGGCTTTCCAGGAAAATGCCTCGTTCAATGTGCACGAGCTGGATGCGGCGTCGAATAACTCGGTCGAGGACATTCGCTCGCTGGTAGAGCAGGTGCGCTATGCCCCACAGCAGGGCCGGTATAAAATCTATATAATCGACGAGGTGCACATGCTCTCGAACGCGGCCTTCAACGCCTTTTTGAAGACGCTGGAGGAGCCGCCGGGCTACGCCATCTTTATCCTGGCCACTACCGAGCGCCACAAGATTATCCCTACTATTCTCTCGCGCTGCCAGATATTCGACTTTAACCGGATTCGGGTCGAAGATATTCGGGAGCACCTGCGCTACGTGGCCACCAGTGAGGGCGTAACGGCCGACGACGACGCCCTGCACCTGCTGGCCCAGAAGGCCGACGGCGGGCTGCGCGACGCGCTGTCGATGTTTGACCAGCAGGTCACATTTGCCGGCAACAACCTGACGTACAAAGAGGTAGTGCAGAACCTGCATATTCTGGACTACGACTACTATTTTCGGCTGGTGGAGGCGCTGCTGCGCGAAAATCTGTCGGCCGCGCTGCTACTGCTCGATTCGGTAATGCAGCAGGGCTTCGACCTGCACAACTTTGTGGTGGGCACGGCCGAGCACCTGCGCGGGCTGCTGGTGTGCAAAGACCCCGTGACAGTGCAGCTGCTGGAGGTGTCGGAAAATATCCGGCAGCAGTACGTGCGGCAGGCCCAGGCCGCGCCGCTGCCCTTCTTGCTGTCGGCCCTGAACCTGATAAGCCAGTGCGACCGCGAGTTTAAGCAGGCCAAGAATCAGCGCCTGCACGTCGAGCTGGCGCTTATGAAGCTGGCTTACCTCAACGGCGCCGTGCAATTTGTGCGCGACCTGACGCCGGCCGGCAACGGCGAGGCTAAAAAAAAAACTAGCAGCTTAGCCGAAGCCGCCCCGGCCCGGCCGGCGGCCCTGGGTCAGCAACCCGTAACGAGCACCGAAGAACCCCAGACCAACGCCCCGGCTGACGGTCCAGAGCCGCTGCCGGTCGAAAACGGCGTAGCCGAGCTGCATGCCACGCCCAGCATCGAGCCAGCCCCGGCCGAGCCCGTGACAATGCGCCACCAGGTGCGCGACACCCTGCCACACGTCGAAACCGGCCGGCCGAGTATGCAGGGCCTGGAGCCCAACCACCGGCCCACCGATGTGCGCCCTGCTCCCATCCCGGCGCCCGCTGGCTCGTCCATTCCCAGGATGCCCGGTTTGGGTAGTCTGCCCAATCGCCTGCCAGGCCTGCGCGATGTGGGCACGCCAGCCGCACCGGCCGCCCGCCCGGCGACCACGCTTGCTGAACCAACGCCCGCCACACCTACCGGCCCGCTGCCGCCCATTGCCCCCGAGCTGCTGCGCAGTGTTTGGCAGCAGCTGGCCGACGAGCGCCGCGCCCAGGAAAAGATGAGCGACTATATGGTGCTCAACCGCGCCGTAGCGGCCGATGCGGGCCACGTTATCACGCTCACCGTGGATAACCCGGTGCAGGTGGTGCAGTTCAACGAGTTCCGGGCCGAGTTTATGGCCGAGCTACGGCGGCGCACCGGCCACCCCGGCCTTACGGTGCAGACGGAGGTTGCTACCGCCGTGCCCACCGGCCGCAAGCTCTATACCTCGAATGATAAATTTGCCTACCTGGCCGAGAAGTATCCGGCCTTGCAGGAAATGAAGCAGCGGCTGGGGCTAGATGCAGATTTTTAA